From Longimicrobium sp., one genomic window encodes:
- a CDS encoding GbsR/MarR family transcriptional regulator produces the protein MHEAVQQLVERMALICEKEGMPRIGGRILGYLLATDQTVSLDDLAERLQASKASVSTNARMLEQFGMIQRVSVMGDRRDFYRVEDDPWARMLRVAQGRWRDMVNVFGEAAERLPEPAGRARVESARRFHELLIAECDALIERWNRLDGAADEAAAPVRRATGS, from the coding sequence ATGCACGAGGCGGTTCAGCAACTGGTGGAGCGGATGGCGCTCATCTGCGAAAAGGAAGGGATGCCCCGCATCGGCGGGCGCATCCTGGGCTATCTGCTCGCCACCGACCAGACGGTCTCCCTGGACGACCTCGCCGAGCGGCTGCAGGCCAGCAAGGCCTCCGTCAGCACCAACGCGCGGATGCTGGAGCAGTTCGGCATGATCCAGCGGGTGAGCGTGATGGGCGACCGCCGCGACTTCTACCGCGTGGAAGACGATCCCTGGGCCCGCATGCTCCGCGTGGCGCAGGGCCGCTGGCGCGACATGGTGAACGTGTTCGGCGAGGCCGCCGAGCGCCTTCCCGAGCCCGCCGGACGCGCCCGCGTGGAGTCCGCCCGCCGCTTTCACGAGCTGCTGATCGCCGAGTGCGACGCGCTCATCGAGCGCTGGAACCGGCTGGACGGCGCCGCGGACGAGGCCGCGGCGCCCGTGCGCCGGGCCACGGGATCGTAA
- a CDS encoding TetR/AcrR family transcriptional regulator has product MDVREKLLTAALKVFEEAGSRGATTRRIASEAGVNEITLFRHFGSKAALMSEALACASAAPVENRLPAEPADPARELLAFSRTGYQHLRRNAAMIRTAMGEMEQAPDAARCVAANPARVHEQLKAYLARLQERGLASTDWDPHAASSMLMGTLFSDAMGRDMMPEKYPYSEAEAPAHYVSLFLRAIGVNAPAEHHPADGSPLQDP; this is encoded by the coding sequence ATGGACGTACGAGAGAAGCTGCTGACGGCGGCACTGAAGGTGTTCGAGGAGGCCGGATCGCGCGGGGCCACCACGCGCCGCATCGCCTCCGAGGCGGGGGTGAACGAGATCACCCTGTTCCGCCACTTCGGAAGCAAGGCCGCGCTGATGAGCGAGGCGCTGGCGTGCGCCTCGGCCGCGCCGGTGGAAAACCGCCTCCCCGCGGAGCCCGCCGACCCCGCGCGCGAGCTGCTGGCCTTCAGCCGCACGGGCTATCAGCACCTGCGGCGGAACGCGGCCATGATCCGCACCGCCATGGGCGAGATGGAGCAGGCGCCCGACGCGGCGCGGTGCGTGGCCGCCAACCCGGCGCGGGTGCACGAGCAGCTGAAGGCGTACCTGGCGCGGCTGCAGGAGCGGGGGCTGGCCTCCACCGACTGGGACCCGCACGCCGCCTCGTCCATGCTGATGGGCACGCTGTTCAGCGACGCCATGGGGCGCGACATGATGCCGGAGAAGTACCCGTACTCCGAGGCCGAGGCCCCGGCGCACTATGTATCGCTGTTTCTGCGGGCCATTGGCGTCAATGCGCCCGCGGAGCACCACCCGGCGGATGGCTCGCCGCTGCAGGACCCCTGA
- a CDS encoding TolC family protein, whose protein sequence is MPNIPWPGRWTRLAALAAALVLAGPVLAQQPVEARRALTLDEALRLAEDASETVQVARAGLTRSRGAMLQARSEGLPQLSGSLSYSRALASEFQGIGGGAEPDTTGPPPPQNCGRYTPNPTLPLGQRIDSLEHAVNCATNSNPFAAFGDLPFGRENTWRIGLNLSQPVFTGGRIQAQNRIAQAGRTRAELELATQRAQLAMDVTQAYYDAVLADRLVGIAEATLQQVETTLEQTRLARQVGNQPEFELLRAQVTRDNQLPVLIQRRSDRDLAYARLMLLLDLPTDEPVSLTTSLDETVAVPVARFAANEALLGDTTAANRAAVQQAQTLVDVQASALRIARSQRLPNLSVNSQFGRVAYPEGAFPGWNDFRSNWTVGATLAMPIFTGGRIRGDEMVAQANLLEAQARVRQAQDAARLDTRVAIERLQSARAQYEASAGTVQQAQRAYQIAEVRFREGISTQVELSDSRILLQQAQANRAVAARDLQIAQARVALLPFLPFGSAGQGQSQSQQQNQQQAPRQQPRQAPADQGQAFTSGGE, encoded by the coding sequence ATGCCCAACATTCCCTGGCCCGGCCGCTGGACGCGCCTCGCCGCCCTGGCGGCGGCGCTGGTGCTGGCGGGGCCCGTGCTGGCCCAGCAACCTGTCGAGGCGCGCCGGGCCCTGACCCTGGACGAGGCGCTTCGCCTGGCCGAGGACGCCAGCGAAACGGTGCAGGTGGCCCGCGCCGGCCTCACCCGCTCGCGCGGCGCGATGCTCCAGGCGCGCAGCGAGGGGCTTCCCCAGCTTTCGGGATCGCTCTCGTACAGCCGCGCCCTGGCCTCGGAGTTCCAGGGCATCGGCGGCGGCGCCGAGCCCGACACGACCGGGCCTCCGCCTCCGCAGAACTGCGGGCGCTACACGCCCAACCCGACGCTTCCCCTCGGGCAGCGGATCGACTCGCTGGAGCACGCGGTGAACTGCGCCACGAACTCCAACCCGTTCGCCGCCTTCGGCGACCTGCCGTTCGGCCGCGAGAACACCTGGCGCATCGGGCTGAACCTGTCGCAGCCCGTCTTCACGGGCGGGCGCATCCAGGCCCAGAACCGCATCGCGCAGGCGGGGCGCACCCGCGCGGAGCTGGAGCTGGCGACGCAGAGGGCGCAGCTGGCCATGGACGTCACCCAGGCCTACTACGACGCCGTGCTGGCCGACCGGCTGGTGGGCATCGCCGAGGCCACGCTGCAGCAGGTGGAAACCACGCTGGAGCAGACGCGGCTCGCCCGGCAGGTGGGGAACCAGCCGGAGTTCGAGCTGCTGCGCGCCCAGGTGACGCGCGACAACCAGCTTCCCGTGCTCATCCAGCGCCGCTCCGACCGCGACCTGGCGTACGCGCGGCTGATGCTGCTGCTGGACCTGCCCACGGACGAGCCGGTGTCGCTCACGACTTCGCTCGACGAGACGGTCGCCGTGCCCGTGGCGCGGTTCGCCGCCAACGAGGCGCTGCTGGGCGATACCACCGCCGCCAACCGCGCGGCGGTGCAGCAGGCGCAGACGCTGGTGGACGTGCAGGCGTCGGCGCTCCGCATCGCCCGCTCGCAGCGGCTGCCCAACCTGAGCGTCAACTCGCAGTTCGGCCGGGTCGCCTACCCCGAGGGCGCGTTCCCGGGGTGGAACGACTTCCGGTCCAATTGGACCGTGGGCGCCACGCTCGCCATGCCCATCTTCACCGGCGGACGCATCCGCGGCGACGAGATGGTGGCGCAGGCCAACCTGCTCGAGGCGCAGGCGCGCGTTCGCCAGGCGCAGGACGCCGCCCGGCTGGACACGCGGGTAGCCATCGAGCGGCTGCAGTCGGCCCGCGCGCAGTACGAGGCGAGTGCGGGAACGGTGCAGCAGGCGCAGCGGGCCTACCAGATCGCCGAGGTGCGGTTCCGCGAGGGGATCAGCACGCAGGTGGAGCTTTCGGACAGCCGCATCCTGCTTCAGCAGGCGCAGGCCAACCGGGCCGTGGCCGCGCGCGACCTGCAGATCGCGCAGGCGCGGGTCGCGCTCCTTCCCTTCCTCCCCTTCGGCAGTGCGGGGCAGGGGCAGTCGCAGTCGCAGCAGCAAAACCAGCAGCAGGCGCCGCGGCAGCAGCCGCGCCAGGCGCCGGCGGACCAGGGACAGGCGTTCACCTCCGGGGGCGAGTGA
- a CDS encoding efflux RND transporter periplasmic adaptor subunit: protein MKMAGALAMLALAVGACGSPGEAAEGEKAKAANDAVVLGPEAVYVVQAEEISSGPALSGTLKADREAQVRAEVGGTVLSVHADQGQTVGAGQVLARVDAAALREQYVSAQSAVRSAEQTVAVAARNVERSQSLNAAGALADRDLEAARNQFAGAQSQLAGARAQQAAAERQLSRTSVRAPIAGVVAARPVNAGDVIAPGAPLFTVVDPGSMRLEGSVPAADLGQVRQGATVRFTVTGYPGQTFTGTVSRINPSADPVTRQVPVYVTIPNGGGTLVSGLFAEGRVLAQARQGIAVPASAVDERGVQPSVLRLANGKAERVPVTLGARNAETDRVEITSGISAGDTLLVGAALGTTPGTRVEVRAAGAAAAPAAR, encoded by the coding sequence ATGAAGATGGCAGGCGCGCTGGCGATGCTTGCGCTGGCGGTGGGTGCATGCGGCAGCCCGGGCGAGGCCGCCGAGGGCGAAAAGGCCAAGGCCGCGAACGACGCGGTGGTCCTGGGCCCCGAGGCCGTGTACGTGGTGCAGGCAGAGGAGATTTCCAGCGGCCCGGCCCTGTCGGGAACGCTGAAGGCCGACCGCGAGGCGCAGGTGCGCGCCGAGGTGGGGGGCACCGTGCTTTCCGTGCACGCCGACCAGGGGCAGACCGTCGGCGCGGGGCAGGTGCTGGCCCGGGTGGACGCGGCGGCGCTCCGCGAGCAGTACGTCTCCGCCCAGTCGGCCGTGCGCTCGGCCGAGCAGACGGTGGCCGTCGCGGCGCGCAACGTGGAACGAAGCCAGTCGCTGAACGCGGCCGGCGCCCTGGCCGACCGCGACCTGGAGGCCGCGCGCAACCAGTTCGCCGGCGCGCAGTCGCAGCTGGCTGGTGCCCGCGCGCAGCAGGCGGCGGCCGAGCGGCAGCTTTCGCGCACCAGCGTCCGCGCGCCCATCGCGGGCGTCGTCGCCGCGCGGCCGGTGAACGCGGGCGACGTGATCGCCCCCGGCGCGCCGCTGTTCACGGTGGTGGATCCTGGCAGCATGCGGCTCGAGGGCTCCGTCCCCGCGGCGGACCTGGGGCAGGTGCGGCAGGGCGCCACGGTGCGGTTCACCGTCACCGGCTACCCCGGGCAAACGTTCACGGGCACGGTGTCGCGCATCAACCCGTCGGCCGACCCCGTCACCCGCCAGGTGCCGGTGTACGTGACCATCCCCAACGGCGGCGGCACGCTGGTGAGCGGCTTGTTCGCCGAGGGCCGGGTGCTAGCGCAGGCGCGGCAGGGGATCGCCGTTCCCGCCTCGGCCGTGGACGAGCGCGGCGTGCAGCCCTCCGTGCTGCGCCTGGCCAACGGCAAGGCCGAGCGGGTGCCGGTGACGCTGGGCGCCCGCAACGCCGAGACGGACCGGGTAGAGATCACCT